From one Leptospira stimsonii genomic stretch:
- a CDS encoding flagellar hook-associated protein 3, with product MRITNMMQNNSLVKNLNRHQLQMDETQNQLATGQRIRLPSDEPGRATNQMFFRSRLNELDTFQRNIDDGNSRLQQIDGELDRIGSLFQRARVLAVQASNGIYQGDKGFELEVAIGKEIDEILRALVDIANTRDATGRPLFGGHVIERPPFEPIESKIKGLQGIELKNQFIGVEYRGDTGEQLREIEKGEYIPVTIPGNKVFWGTNMSITSKVDNSGYIASSDQKFKIDGVEIHVSAGDTIDDIIDKINNSPLEVKANKLAQDNISLSSTAPHQIWMEDTEGGTILRDIGLVDSATSEPPNNYSKSATVTGLSVFDVMIQFRNDLIQKDQERISGRDLQDLDLAMENILRYRAVVGARMNRMEEHAQRVDFDKSYMTELLAKNEGVDFPETIMNMKWLETVHQYALNVGSKIIKPTLMDFLR from the coding sequence ATGCGCATAACGAACATGATGCAGAACAACAGCTTGGTTAAGAATTTAAACAGACACCAGCTACAGATGGACGAAACGCAGAATCAACTCGCAACGGGGCAAAGAATTCGACTCCCTTCCGATGAACCTGGTCGCGCAACGAATCAGATGTTCTTTCGTTCCAGATTAAACGAACTCGATACATTTCAGAGAAATATCGACGACGGAAATTCACGTTTGCAACAAATCGACGGGGAATTGGACCGGATCGGTTCTCTTTTTCAAAGAGCAAGAGTTCTTGCAGTTCAGGCATCCAACGGGATCTATCAAGGAGACAAAGGTTTCGAACTCGAGGTCGCAATCGGAAAAGAAATCGACGAAATCTTGAGGGCTCTCGTTGACATTGCGAATACGAGGGATGCAACGGGACGACCTTTATTCGGAGGTCACGTTATCGAACGACCTCCTTTCGAGCCGATCGAATCTAAGATCAAAGGTCTTCAAGGAATCGAACTCAAAAATCAATTTATCGGAGTTGAATATCGTGGAGACACCGGCGAACAACTCCGTGAAATCGAAAAGGGTGAATATATCCCCGTAACAATTCCCGGAAACAAAGTTTTCTGGGGAACGAACATGAGTATTACAAGTAAAGTTGATAACTCCGGATATATCGCTTCTTCCGATCAAAAATTTAAAATTGATGGAGTGGAGATACATGTTTCCGCAGGAGATACGATCGACGATATCATCGACAAGATCAACAATTCCCCTTTGGAAGTGAAGGCGAACAAATTGGCTCAAGACAACATTAGTTTGAGTTCGACCGCTCCTCATCAGATCTGGATGGAAGATACGGAGGGAGGAACGATACTCAGAGATATCGGCCTCGTGGATTCCGCAACTTCCGAACCTCCCAATAATTATTCAAAGTCCGCGACTGTCACAGGACTTTCCGTATTCGATGTGATGATCCAATTTCGAAACGACCTGATTCAAAAGGACCAAGAAAGAATTTCCGGTCGAGACCTTCAAGATTTGGATTTGGCAATGGAAAATATTCTTCGATACCGAGCGGTGGTCGGCGCAAGAATGAATCGAATGGAAGAGCACGCCCAAAGGGTCGATTTTGATAAATCTTATATGACCGAACTTCTCGCCAAAAACGAAGGGGTCGATTTTCCGGAAACCATCATGAATATGAAGTGGCTGGAAACGGTTCATCAATATGCGCTCAACGTCGGGTCCAAGATAATTAAACCGACATTGATGGATTTCTTAAGATAA
- the fliW gene encoding flagellar assembly protein FliW — protein sequence MGIEIQTKPFGKIQISEKQILSFPEGLLGFEDYKNFALIEEEEESVFKWLQSTEEVDLAFVVIPPSLFKKEYKPLIPEQELQLIGIEEINESLTLVIVTIPGEDPALMTANMQGPILINKVSLIGKQFISRNESHSVREKILETAAVEMN from the coding sequence ATGGGAATCGAGATTCAAACAAAACCGTTTGGAAAGATACAAATATCGGAAAAACAAATCCTCTCCTTTCCGGAAGGTCTTCTCGGATTCGAAGACTACAAAAACTTCGCATTAATAGAAGAGGAAGAGGAGTCCGTTTTCAAATGGTTACAATCTACCGAAGAAGTCGACTTAGCGTTCGTTGTGATTCCTCCTTCGCTTTTTAAAAAGGAATACAAACCGCTGATACCCGAGCAAGAACTTCAACTCATAGGCATTGAAGAAATTAATGAAAGCTTAACTCTTGTTATCGTGACAATACCGGGTGAAGATCCTGCACTGATGACAGCCAACATGCAAGGACCGATTCTTATCAACAAAGTAAGTCTTATAGGAAAACAATTCATATCCAGAAATGAATCTCACTCGGTTCGCGAAAAAATTCTCGAAACCGCCGCCGTGGAGATGAATTAA
- the csrA gene encoding carbon storage regulator CsrA, translating into MLVLARRTNESIMIGDDIEIVIVDIKGDQVKIGVKAPRNVSVHRAEVYKDIQEENKKAAGNKIKPEDLGKIGNILKKKDSEKKE; encoded by the coding sequence GTGCTGGTCCTAGCAAGGCGAACTAACGAGTCGATAATGATCGGCGATGATATCGAAATCGTCATCGTCGATATCAAAGGAGACCAAGTAAAGATCGGAGTAAAAGCTCCTCGGAACGTTTCTGTACATCGTGCAGAAGTTTACAAGGATATTCAAGAAGAGAATAAAAAGGCCGCCGGAAACAAGATCAAACCAGAAGATCTCGGAAAGATCGGAAATATTCTCAAAAAGAAAGACTCGGAGAAAAAAGAATAA
- a CDS encoding SHOCT domain-containing protein, with translation MKSLIVLIISFVYFTCFSGIRKELNYSSESIAFYSFAKSPEFPTWIDLDAKFPENLESEKFKKILEESLFQFGNRNDSLVNDTALRIFSRELSKEIADRSFLKFKQAPEQTYQLWILKKDDSINPGRRIRRTVFLLYPTSTAIHFVFFELNQFIDFQTPYTFQDWSNFSISESNLKPSLEVYIPDSAIGKLTYFKDDLKSESKKYHIVAPFELQSMSISEPNSSSQKKNISDSEKRLIELKALFDKKLISEDEYRRKREEILKAL, from the coding sequence ATGAAGTCGTTGATCGTCCTAATCATTTCATTTGTATATTTTACCTGCTTTTCAGGTATTCGGAAGGAACTCAATTATTCCTCTGAGTCCATCGCATTCTATTCTTTCGCAAAAAGCCCGGAATTTCCAACTTGGATCGATCTCGATGCTAAGTTTCCGGAAAACTTGGAATCCGAAAAATTCAAAAAAATCTTAGAAGAGTCCTTGTTTCAATTTGGAAATCGGAATGATTCTTTGGTGAACGATACTGCGTTACGCATCTTTTCGAGAGAATTGAGCAAAGAAATTGCTGATCGATCGTTTCTCAAATTCAAACAGGCGCCCGAGCAAACGTATCAGCTATGGATTTTAAAAAAAGACGATTCTATCAATCCGGGAAGAAGAATACGGAGAACCGTATTTCTATTATATCCTACCTCGACTGCGATTCATTTTGTTTTTTTTGAGTTGAATCAGTTCATTGATTTTCAGACCCCATATACGTTTCAGGATTGGTCCAATTTTTCAATCTCGGAATCGAATTTGAAACCTTCTCTTGAGGTATATATACCGGATTCAGCGATCGGAAAGCTGACCTATTTCAAAGACGATTTAAAAAGTGAATCGAAAAAATATCATATTGTGGCCCCTTTTGAACTTCAATCGATGTCGATCTCCGAGCCCAATAGCTCTTCCCAGAAAAAGAACATCAGCGATTCCGAAAAGCGATTGATCGAACTGAAAGCGTTGTTCGATAAGAAGCTCATTTCTGAAGACGAATACAGACGCAAACGAGAGGAAATCCTAAAGGCATTGTGA
- a CDS encoding monovalent cation:proton antiporter-2 (CPA2) family protein, with translation MQDHSLLITLIVFLSAAVISVPLFKKLGLGSVVGYLIGGTIIGPWGIGLITDVERILHLSEFGVILLLFLIGLELKPQRLWVLRRPVFGLGGLQVILTSLIFFGILSLLGLSNSQAIVISISISLSSTAFALQVLGEKNELNTSHGRSSFAILLFQDLAVIPVMAILPFLGESTGNTGAQNSVMQILTAIGMILVVILSGRFLARPLFRLVASSGNHEIFTALSLLIVVGVSLLMDQVGLSMALGSFLGGVILADSEYRHELESNLEPFKGLLLGLFFLAVGMSINLGEVLKDPILVILFALGLMSVKALVLYFLGILTKQNKETSLNLAVTISQGGEFAFVILGVGVTLSILPRERADLVIAVVTLSMGLTPILGLMKDKISDVFFKKTEEQEADNIEEQNRVIIAGFGRFGQIIARMLFVHRIGFTALEHNPEQVNVARRFGYKIYYGDASKLSLLRSAGAEQADLFILAVQDIDVSVKVAEMVKKHFPNLTIIARARNREHVFKLLELGVKIIRRDTFASALELAGETLSHLGFMDSEVEQKIKKFRAHDELTLKGQFQVRHNEKEFIQFSKNSIRQLEAAFEADRLEKEGKTGS, from the coding sequence ATGCAAGATCACAGTTTACTGATAACTCTTATCGTCTTCCTCTCTGCCGCAGTAATTTCGGTGCCATTGTTTAAAAAATTGGGACTGGGTTCCGTAGTCGGCTATCTCATCGGTGGAACGATCATCGGACCTTGGGGAATCGGTTTGATCACGGACGTCGAACGCATTCTCCATCTTTCCGAGTTCGGAGTCATTCTCCTTTTATTTTTGATAGGACTAGAATTGAAACCGCAACGACTTTGGGTTTTAAGGCGACCGGTTTTCGGTTTAGGCGGTCTTCAAGTCATTCTCACCTCTTTGATCTTTTTCGGAATTTTATCACTACTTGGATTGAGTAATTCGCAAGCAATCGTGATTAGCATTAGCATTTCCTTATCTTCCACTGCATTTGCCTTACAAGTTTTAGGAGAAAAAAACGAATTAAATACGTCGCACGGAAGAAGTTCATTCGCGATTCTTCTTTTCCAAGATCTTGCAGTGATTCCTGTGATGGCAATTCTTCCCTTCTTAGGGGAGTCGACAGGAAATACGGGTGCGCAGAATTCAGTAATGCAAATCCTGACGGCGATCGGTATGATCCTTGTGGTGATTCTATCCGGAAGATTTTTAGCAAGGCCATTGTTTCGACTCGTTGCGTCTTCCGGAAATCATGAAATATTCACGGCTCTATCTTTATTAATCGTAGTCGGTGTTTCCTTGTTGATGGATCAAGTCGGACTTTCGATGGCTCTCGGTTCTTTTTTAGGAGGAGTGATTCTTGCCGATTCCGAATATCGACACGAATTGGAATCGAACCTAGAGCCGTTTAAAGGATTGCTCTTAGGTCTTTTCTTTTTAGCCGTTGGAATGTCCATAAATCTCGGTGAGGTTTTAAAAGATCCGATTCTTGTCATACTTTTTGCCTTAGGTCTTATGTCCGTCAAAGCTCTCGTTCTTTACTTTTTAGGAATACTAACAAAGCAAAACAAAGAAACGTCTCTCAATCTGGCCGTTACGATTTCCCAAGGTGGGGAGTTCGCCTTCGTAATATTAGGCGTCGGCGTCACTCTTTCAATCTTACCGAGAGAACGAGCTGATCTTGTGATCGCAGTCGTCACCTTGTCTATGGGTTTGACACCGATCCTCGGTCTTATGAAAGACAAAATCTCGGACGTATTCTTTAAAAAAACTGAGGAGCAGGAAGCGGATAACATCGAAGAACAAAACCGGGTGATCATTGCTGGATTCGGAAGATTCGGTCAAATCATCGCAAGGATGTTATTCGTTCATAGAATCGGTTTTACCGCACTCGAACACAATCCGGAACAAGTGAACGTGGCGAGAAGATTCGGTTATAAGATTTACTATGGAGATGCTAGTAAGCTAAGTCTTCTTCGATCTGCCGGCGCTGAACAAGCCGATTTATTTATATTAGCAGTTCAAGATATAGATGTTTCGGTAAAGGTCGCAGAGATGGTAAAAAAACATTTCCCAAACCTTACGATTATTGCGCGTGCTCGAAATAGAGAACACGTTTTTAAATTATTGGAACTCGGAGTAAAAATCATCAGAAGAGATACATTCGCCTCCGCTCTTGAATTAGCGGGAGAAACTTTGAGCCATCTCGGTTTTATGGATTCCGAAGTGGAACAGAAAATTAAGAAATTCCGCGCGCATGATGAGCTGACTCTCAAGGGACAGTTTCAAGTAAGACATAACGAAAAAGAGTTCATTCAATTTTCTAAAAATTCCATCCGGCAATTAGAGGCGGCATTTGAAGCGGATCGACTTGAAAAAGAGGGAAAAACAGGAAGTTAA
- a CDS encoding type 1 glutamine amidotransferase domain-containing protein: MSTKNKILIPLPSEDFDPSEAAIPWKVLKEHDFEVFFATPNGKPAKGDFRMLTGKGLGIWKPILIAHKNARVAYQEMTDDTHFLHPLSYKDLKPEDFSGVILPGGHAPGMKEYLESKTLQEFVGAFFASGKPLGAICHGVVLAARSKLPGTDRSILFGKKTTALLKSQEMAAWNLTRFWLGDYYRTYAQSVEDEVKANLKEPSDFHFGPKPILRDNHKKIKRGHSLIDGNYVSSRWPGDAHSFVYSFMKLF; this comes from the coding sequence ATGAGTACAAAGAATAAAATTCTTATCCCTCTCCCTTCCGAAGATTTTGATCCCTCAGAGGCCGCTATTCCTTGGAAGGTTTTAAAGGAGCACGATTTCGAAGTGTTCTTTGCTACTCCGAACGGAAAACCGGCAAAAGGCGATTTTAGAATGCTGACTGGAAAAGGTTTGGGCATCTGGAAACCGATTCTCATTGCTCATAAAAATGCAAGAGTCGCTTATCAAGAAATGACGGATGACACTCATTTTTTACATCCCTTATCGTACAAGGATCTAAAACCGGAAGATTTCTCTGGTGTCATTCTTCCGGGCGGTCACGCTCCAGGTATGAAGGAATATTTAGAATCAAAAACGCTTCAAGAGTTTGTAGGAGCTTTCTTTGCGAGTGGAAAACCTCTCGGCGCAATTTGTCACGGCGTGGTTTTAGCCGCGCGGAGTAAACTACCGGGGACGGATCGTTCGATACTCTTCGGTAAAAAAACGACGGCCCTCCTAAAATCTCAAGAGATGGCCGCATGGAACCTAACACGATTTTGGTTAGGCGATTATTATAGGACCTATGCTCAATCTGTGGAAGACGAAGTGAAGGCGAATCTAAAAGAGCCGAGTGATTTTCACTTTGGACCGAAACCCATCCTAAGAGACAATCATAAGAAAATCAAAAGAGGTCATTCTCTTATCGATGGCAATTACGTTTCTTCCCGATGGCCTGGGGACGCACATTCTTTCGTATATTCTTTCATGAAATTATTTTAA
- a CDS encoding glutathione peroxidase, with translation MSQTLYDLTATLNSGKEQKLEDYKGKVLLIVNTASECAFTPQYAALQELYKKYNSEGLEVLGFPCDQFKHQEPGSDEAIKSFCQRNYGVEFPIFKKIDVNGDNAHPVFRFLRNEASGFFGNSIKWNFTKFLVDKNGKVIKRYAPITTPEKIEKEIQDLLKK, from the coding sequence ATGAGCCAAACATTGTATGACCTCACTGCCACTTTGAACAGCGGCAAAGAACAGAAATTGGAAGATTACAAAGGAAAAGTCCTCTTAATCGTGAATACTGCAAGCGAATGCGCGTTTACACCGCAGTATGCAGCCCTTCAAGAACTCTATAAGAAATACAACTCGGAGGGTTTGGAAGTTTTGGGATTCCCATGCGATCAATTCAAACACCAAGAGCCCGGATCGGACGAAGCGATCAAAAGTTTCTGCCAACGAAATTATGGAGTAGAATTTCCAATTTTCAAAAAGATAGACGTGAACGGAGACAATGCTCATCCTGTTTTTCGTTTCCTTAGAAATGAAGCTTCTGGATTTTTCGGAAATTCTATCAAATGGAATTTTACAAAATTCTTAGTCGATAAAAATGGAAAAGTGATCAAACGTTATGCCCCGATTACGACTCCGGAAAAGATCGAAAAAGAAATCCAAGATCTTTTAAAAAAATAA
- a CDS encoding MarR family winged helix-turn-helix transcriptional regulator, protein MIAKELYLENQICFPLYACSRAVTSLYRPILEELGITYPQYLVLLILWKEDGCSVKEIGKKLYLDSGTLTPLLKRLEESELVQRKRSTEDERSVQIFLSSKGKKLKDKAICVPDKLLENLDIDKKSLTDLKNDLDRLLKILSEREDS, encoded by the coding sequence ATGATCGCTAAAGAACTCTACTTAGAAAATCAGATTTGTTTTCCCTTGTACGCTTGTTCTCGGGCGGTGACATCCTTATATCGACCGATCCTCGAAGAGCTTGGCATTACATATCCTCAGTATTTGGTCCTCCTGATTCTCTGGAAGGAGGATGGGTGTAGTGTAAAGGAGATCGGAAAGAAATTATATTTGGATTCCGGAACTCTAACCCCATTGCTCAAGCGTTTGGAAGAATCGGAATTGGTTCAGAGAAAAAGATCGACTGAAGACGAACGCTCTGTTCAGATTTTTCTTTCGTCAAAAGGAAAAAAACTTAAAGACAAGGCAATTTGTGTTCCGGATAAACTTCTGGAAAATTTGGACATAGATAAAAAAAGTCTAACCGATCTTAAGAATGATTTGGATCGTTTGCTGAAAATTCTTTCCGAAAGAGAAGATTCTTAA